The following is a genomic window from Apis cerana isolate GH-2021 linkage group LG6, AcerK_1.0, whole genome shotgun sequence.
ATTAGAGACAGGCCAATTATGATACACAGATTCtacattctaataaataattatcatgtttttcttttatacattttatacgcATATGAGAAAATCATCAtttcataaagaattaatCGTTCTATCGTATCGTTATTTTCAGCCGAGGGTGTTTTGAAGTTTATTTCTGCCGTTTGTTTCTTCGTgggattattttttacattcctGGGTCATCATGTCTCTAGagttgaaaaaatgtttcctatatttttcattgggACCGTAATTGGATATGCCATAGAaggtatgtatgtatatatatatatgtatatatatatacatacgacaatatttttattatttttcccatACTTCttgtcataaaattatatgtatatatatatatatatatataaaacaataaaatttttcactctaaaaaaatccaataaaataataaacaaaaaacagcgttataaatacaatatcgaTTGTCCATCTGGATATCCGCTGTGCGTTTtatctcgaaaagaaaaacaataaaatgaaagacaaTTAcaaggaatattattattaccattgTACCATCCCGTTTGTTTCAGGTAACATTATAATTGGCATGGCAATAGGTTTGCTCTTCAACCTGTTGTCCTTAGTGTGCCCATACTCCACAGAGCATCGTAACGTTGCATTCCTGGTCAATATTACTCTGGGCTTGTTCTTTGCGTGCGTTGCTTACTTACACTCCCCAGGTACGGAAGAGGCTCTTGGCATCCCTTGAAGGGCACGTACGAAATACCGATAGTAAACGTATCCGAAAAGCGATTCAATGCATGTCGCTCGAGGAAAGATCAGCAGGGGTTGCAGTAAATTATAGGAAAATAATGGAAGCCGGCTTAAAAGCGGACGAGAGGAGTGTAACgcgaaaagaaagggagatgAGGCAGAAatgagagcgagagagagacagagagagagctcACCGCCCCCGAAGTTAGTTCGAGTTTGGTGAAGGGATGAAGTACAGTCAGAGAGTCCCCCTGTAGCTTTTATCAATGTTGCCCGCTCATGTGGAAACTTCGTCTGCCGAATCCCCCACAGCCGCACGGCATTCGCGTTACCTCCTACCTTTCTCACCATAACCACCCTCCACCATCTCCGCGCATACACGCATAAACACGCGCACAATAAAAATCGTGGCTCGTACACACAGGGCAAACCAGGCCCCCTGCGCCAACTCTCACGAAGCGATCTAACCAGCTTGAAAGATTCGCATTTACCTAATTGTGTCCCCCGTATTTATTTAGCTCCGAGACCTATTTAGATTACACGGTCTATGCATGCGTAACTGCACAGAGTATCGGTCCCCGTCGACAGATGATCGAGTTGGCCGTCCTCTCTCCCGCCCACCATCTTTGGCACAGTTTGATCCACGTCCTCTCCACGTGGTTTACGTAATCACGTACGTCTCGTGGAAATGATTATCGGTAAACTTTCAATGATGAATGGTATTAAGCGTACGAAGGAAAGAATTGTTTTGTGATATTGAGacgtgtttctttttcttttcttttataaagttttttatatataagtgatAGGGGAAAGATTTTTGCGAGAATaatgcatttattatttaatattacttatttcgattctttctatttttttttctttctttctttcaggtTCATTTGTAATTCTGCAGAACAATACGGTATTTTGGTTTCTATTTTTGACATTGGCTCTCGGTATAGCTGTTGTCACGACATTTTGCTTTTGTTCTTATATTACGTGTTCCATATTTTCATCCTTCACGATAATCCTGCCGATTGATTATTGGGTTGGCTCTTctctgaaatatattatgataaacatCGTAAGGCGAGCAACTGTGGAGGATTTTAATCTAGCCATTGTTCGACCTCCGATTCAGACTAAGggtatcatcttttttttatacatttacacGTTAAGATTGTATACGACTTAAGAATTGTTGTATTTTGTGCtggattttattcaattttaattagtttaatcATTATACAGATGATATACACAGAATCGTTAACAgacaatatgttaataataaaatgttttgaaaCAATATTCAATACGATTTCAGATATATGGTTGATTGTATTCTGGATATGTTTGGCgttatttcacttttataaacattaccaaaatcaattattattaaatgatagaaTGACAGAAACAACACCATTGTGGAATCAATATTAACGAATCATGTTCCAAATATTTACTACAATTACGAATGATGTAGTTCACGATTTTTCATATACAAGGAATGAATTTAGgtatttcatatattgtattttatatgttatattcaaaagaatgtaaacaaatttttacatttaatgtaaatttttatgttttatagttttatatttataaaataatatttcagattGCTAAGTTGATTGAAACATTTTATGATGTAATGATAATACATCAAAGATACTTAAGTGATAATCTCGTACATctatgatttatattgataatattttttaattttaattgttaattttataaattttataccaaatacatttaaacatgatataattatttaaaaaaatattcatattattcctTCCACTTATCAGTCACTGTAAttcatatacaaaaaataaattctcccattaatcatttcttaatatcaattaaatttttgttagatttttatttctttttatatttttcatgcgataaatatctttaaaataatagatatgaaaaaaataagagcataaatattaatttctcatttattcaatattcttatttcGTCGTTCTTTACAAGCTAAAACCGTAAAgtgtttattattcaaatatttgaaaatgaagcaAAGAATGCAATTATTCCGCTTGTATTGGTTAAACGTTAACCAAGAGGCATCGAACGTTGAGCTCTCCATCCATCGAAATCGGAAACAAAGAAACgggaaaaatagaattacttTGAAGTATAAAATACTGTTCACGATGAAAAATAGTGTTTCGAAGTAACGATAGTAATTACTTTGTAGACTTTTATtcgcttgaaaaaaaaaaaaagtttacatataaataattcaataatttttaacagcaCGTATAAACGTACTCGGAATATAAAGGAATCCAAAGGATAACGATGAAAGATTTCAAGTGtttattgaacaaaaaatGCCAGATGACTTGTGTTgtcattaaaatgaaataacatttattgaaTCGAGACAGTGACACCTAACAGTGGTTTTCTATATCCTACTACTTACAATCTTAAAGGTAATCACAGCAACAATATTATCTCCATTATTCACAACACTTACGTAGATTACTGtcgcaataatatattattctcgttaataaatttgttaatactcATACACTGT
Proteins encoded in this region:
- the LOC107993751 gene encoding transmembrane 7 superfamily member 3 isoform X3, which gives rise to MSRNFVGKLLIFLLFFIGSLDTKVLSNTLSLGDGSVFEMMLTNDTTPYMKQISIAASSKAIFNVTNVSSTASFIIFQIHIYQHNVTLSFDKDCLDKVSNRSIFGSNIGLLSKLTTNIMTQFFVKNDNVHDVKALLVVIAYNNKAPVPGGCNMEFDTEIAPYARMRTRDAMVIVDVQPASLPFNSMPWTCEKEPVEVEMYQMYLPEQDLTAETYFTAEGVLKFISAVCFFVGLFFTFLGHHVSRVEKMFPIFFIGTVIGYAIEGNIIIGMAIGLLFNLLSLVCPYSTEHRNVAFLVNITLGLFFACVAYLHSPGSFVILQNNTVFWFLFLTLALGIAVVTTFCFCSYITCSIFSSFTIILPIDYWVGSSLKYIMINIVRRATVEDFNLAIVRPPIQTKDIWLIVFWICLALFHFYKHYQNQLLLNDRMTETTPLWNQY